The following proteins come from a genomic window of Sardina pilchardus chromosome 1, fSarPil1.1, whole genome shotgun sequence:
- the LOC134069604 gene encoding adhesion G protein-coupled receptor E3-like, whose translation MERYLQPKHFHTENDTIKIMMSPVFSASLPKIANKILTQPVNFTLWHLKSVEPQGVLSCVYWNGSAWVVDGCDVTQTNTTHTVCTCVHFSTFALIMQVERPPETDELMKLLNRIAVSIGLVFLALAVMAFCFCRWKANVNNTARLNICISLLLAHLLFLLVQEFIHLIRPQKMLA comes from the exons ATGGAGCGCTATCTGCAGCCAAAACATTTCCACACTGAGAATGACACCATCAAGATTATGATGTCCCCTGTATTCTCTGCTTCCCTTCCCAAGATTGCAAACAAAATCCTCACCCAGCCAGTCAACTTCACCCTTTGGCACCTCAAG AGTGTTGAACCCCAAGGAGTACTCTCCTGTGTGTACTGGAATGGCAGCGCCTGGGTGGTAGACGGCTGTGATGTCACCCAGaccaacaccacccacaccGTCTGCACCTGTGTGCACTTCTCCACCTTCGCTCTGATCATGCAGGTGGAGCGACCTCCAGAG aCTGATGAGTTGATGAAGTTGCTGAACCGGATTGCTGTCTCCATTGGTCTGGTGTTCCTGGCACTGGCTGTGATGGCCTTTTGCTTCTGTCGATGGAAGGCCAACGTGAACAACACGGCTCGCCTGAACATCTGCATCAGTCTGCTGCTCGctcacctcctcttcctgctcgtCCAGGAGTTCATCCACCTCATCCGCCCTCAAAAG